Proteins encoded within one genomic window of Saccharopolyspora pogona:
- a CDS encoding transglycosylase domain-containing protein: MPGPPQGPPPGPPGAGGPAWPGEEPRPGPRSAPPNQPNPRWPSGSDRSAEETQQNTPVPPPGQPMNWPDTEPPQEQTGAWTPSFDDDDGDDSALGKRLSGDSGEPEKNGGRKLDLPTSYSAVPPPPNAGRQGPPPAPPGAQQTRQGPPPPPQGPPPGRPPQPPDGEQPTQNIPQTPADDRDSDRRRGGAAAGGIAGAAAGAGMAGAGGAAGAGAAGAGGAAGGAMGAAGAAAGAAGGAGGAGGGGGVAPEPQLLTHQEQGSYNYYADDYDDPYNSGYDGNDRDGDDLDSRNGHDRYPDDDFDDGPDDFADLDDDMSAARAKRSRLWRRIRRSCYVAAALAVVVPAVVFIYGYIFWDAPNEAKVMSMDRPIELLYSDGSPMGRMDVQGSREVLHSINDVSLAMQNATIAAEDSTFRTNPGFDFQGILRSVYYLVSGSGVGGGSTITQQFLKLDQDLKKDPTYIRKIKEVVLAFKITNQQSKDDILLAYMNTADYGRGANGISAAARAYFNKKPSELSAAEAAVLAGVVQSPYGGNDPGQNPEKGKKRWEYVVGQMYENGFLQPGERETMTLPQTLPRGEWKKNSRLSPEQDAIWEAIKRELEAQGLSESDLSRGGYTIKTTIDPDTQQKAEAAVKKVMASEPETLRTSLVAVDPNNGEIRAYYGSKNQIGDLDWASTPQEPGSSFKPFAVIAGLEKGKGIGEFYDGTGPQVIAGHEFNNSPGVKCDVPTHCGVREAMTNSVNTVFVNMAADFGPKKVAEAAHQAGIPESTKLESPDGSVAAGIALGMYPVLPADMAASYSSFVNGGNKVPAHFVQQAVSPEQGVFPLATTKPEPAFGDASTSKDIAYNVSQSMLDVAAHSKVPLAGNRPVVSKTGTHQWLNTTKNKNAWMIGAVPQISTAVAMQNDDSGPKPLENANGQSFYGGGLPAKVWKEFMDSYLQGKKVVPFPEGDKIGQFLDTPPPPPPTSAAPPTSQTSQPPTSEPSDTSEPDKPTTSKEKPGRCSWLDPNCNTNGGGGSDPGDGSPNNVAPTPTRQQSG, encoded by the coding sequence ATGCCCGGCCCGCCGCAGGGCCCGCCACCGGGACCGCCCGGTGCGGGCGGCCCGGCGTGGCCCGGCGAAGAGCCGCGCCCGGGCCCGCGGTCGGCGCCGCCGAACCAGCCGAACCCCCGGTGGCCGAGCGGGTCGGACCGCAGCGCGGAGGAAACGCAGCAGAACACCCCGGTGCCACCGCCCGGCCAGCCCATGAACTGGCCGGACACGGAGCCGCCGCAGGAGCAGACCGGCGCGTGGACACCATCGTTCGACGACGACGATGGCGACGACTCGGCGCTGGGCAAGCGGCTCAGCGGCGACTCGGGCGAACCGGAGAAGAACGGCGGGCGCAAGCTCGACCTACCCACCAGCTACTCGGCGGTTCCCCCGCCGCCGAACGCGGGACGGCAGGGACCACCCCCAGCACCGCCCGGCGCGCAGCAGACCAGGCAGGGGCCGCCGCCCCCGCCGCAAGGACCGCCGCCCGGGCGTCCGCCGCAGCCGCCCGACGGCGAGCAGCCGACGCAGAACATCCCGCAGACCCCGGCCGACGATCGCGACAGCGATCGCCGCCGAGGTGGAGCCGCCGCAGGCGGGATCGCCGGTGCTGCCGCAGGCGCCGGGATGGCGGGAGCCGGAGGCGCGGCCGGGGCGGGCGCGGCCGGAGCCGGAGGCGCGGCCGGCGGAGCCATGGGAGCCGCAGGCGCAGCGGCGGGAGCCGCGGGTGGAGCAGGTGGAGCTGGTGGCGGTGGGGGCGTAGCCCCCGAGCCGCAGTTGCTCACGCATCAGGAACAGGGCAGTTACAACTACTACGCCGACGACTACGACGACCCGTACAACAGCGGGTACGACGGGAATGATCGGGATGGCGACGACCTCGACAGCCGCAATGGCCATGACCGGTACCCGGACGACGACTTCGACGACGGCCCGGACGACTTTGCGGATCTGGACGACGACATGAGCGCCGCCCGAGCAAAACGCAGTCGGCTCTGGCGGCGGATCCGCCGGTCCTGCTACGTCGCCGCGGCCTTAGCCGTTGTGGTTCCGGCCGTCGTGTTCATCTACGGCTACATCTTCTGGGATGCGCCGAACGAGGCGAAGGTAATGAGCATGGACCGGCCCATCGAGCTGCTGTACTCCGACGGCAGCCCGATGGGCCGCATGGACGTGCAGGGCTCGCGGGAGGTCCTGCACAGCATCAACGACGTGTCGTTGGCGATGCAGAACGCCACCATCGCGGCCGAGGACTCTACTTTCCGCACCAACCCGGGCTTCGACTTCCAGGGCATCCTGCGGTCGGTCTACTACCTGGTATCCGGTTCCGGCGTCGGCGGTGGTTCCACGATCACCCAGCAGTTCCTGAAGCTGGACCAGGACCTCAAGAAGGACCCGACGTACATCCGCAAGATCAAGGAAGTCGTGCTGGCGTTCAAGATCACGAACCAGCAGAGCAAGGACGACATCCTGCTCGCCTACATGAACACGGCGGACTACGGGCGCGGCGCCAACGGCATCAGCGCCGCGGCGCGGGCCTACTTCAACAAGAAGCCCAGCGAGCTCAGCGCCGCCGAGGCGGCCGTGCTGGCCGGTGTGGTGCAGAGCCCCTACGGCGGCAACGACCCCGGCCAGAACCCGGAGAAGGGCAAGAAGCGCTGGGAGTACGTCGTCGGGCAGATGTACGAGAACGGCTTCCTGCAGCCGGGCGAGCGGGAGACCATGACGCTTCCCCAGACCCTGCCTCGCGGGGAGTGGAAGAAGAACAGCAGGCTCTCCCCCGAGCAGGACGCCATCTGGGAGGCCATCAAGCGGGAACTGGAAGCCCAGGGTCTGTCCGAGAGCGACCTGTCCCGCGGTGGCTACACGATCAAGACCACCATCGATCCGGACACGCAGCAGAAGGCCGAGGCCGCTGTGAAGAAGGTGATGGCTTCGGAGCCGGAGACGCTGCGCACTTCGCTGGTCGCGGTCGACCCGAACAACGGCGAGATCCGGGCGTACTACGGGTCCAAGAACCAGATCGGCGACCTGGACTGGGCCAGCACCCCGCAGGAGCCGGGTTCGTCGTTCAAGCCGTTCGCGGTGATCGCCGGGCTCGAGAAGGGCAAGGGCATCGGCGAGTTCTACGACGGCACCGGTCCGCAGGTGATCGCCGGGCACGAGTTCAACAACTCGCCCGGTGTGAAATGCGACGTCCCGACGCACTGCGGTGTCCGAGAGGCGATGACCAACTCGGTCAACACGGTGTTCGTCAACATGGCCGCCGACTTCGGCCCCAAGAAGGTGGCCGAGGCCGCGCACCAGGCCGGCATCCCGGAATCGACGAAGCTGGAAAGCCCCGACGGCAGTGTGGCCGCTGGTATCGCGCTGGGAATGTACCCGGTGCTCCCGGCGGACATGGCCGCCTCGTACTCCTCGTTCGTCAACGGGGGTAACAAGGTTCCGGCGCACTTCGTCCAGCAGGCCGTCAGCCCGGAGCAGGGCGTGTTCCCGCTCGCGACCACGAAGCCGGAGCCAGCCTTCGGTGACGCGTCGACCAGCAAGGACATCGCCTACAACGTCTCGCAATCGATGCTGGACGTCGCCGCGCACTCGAAGGTCCCGTTGGCGGGCAACCGGCCGGTGGTGTCCAAGACCGGTACCCACCAGTGGCTCAACACCACGAAGAACAAGAACGCCTGGATGATCGGTGCCGTGCCGCAGATCTCCACCGCGGTGGCGATGCAGAACGACGACAGCGGCCCGAAGCCGTTGGAGAACGCGAACGGCCAGAGCTTCTACGGCGGTGGCCTGCCCGCCAAGGTGTGGAAGGAGTTCATGGACTCCTACCTCCAGGGCAAGAAGGTCGTGCCGTTCCCCGAGGGCGACAAGATCGGGCAGTTCCTGGACACCCCGCCGCCGCCCCCGCCGACGTCGGCGGCCCCGCCCACGTCCCAGACGTCGCAGCCGCCGACGTCGGAGCCGAGCGACACCAGCGAACCGGACAAGCCGACCACCAGCAAGGAGAAGCCGGGCCGCTGCAGCTGGCTGGACCCGAACTGCAACACCAACGGCGGCGGAGGCAGCGACCCCGGCGACGGATCGCCGAACAACGTGGCGCCGACCCCGACGAGGCAGCAGTCCGGCTGA
- a CDS encoding glycosyltransferase family 87 protein, with amino-acid sequence MSTSTEPASTEPPPSPGGRVSSAVDSDSLGPAERVSPTWTEPLAQKLSLPFGGRLGRHAQVGRQWFWTPLRVILLLAVLVLAAAWLFKAPCQVTYETDRGPQLDWRNSKQYTAMCYTDIIPRYGLGDLAPDTAFPYKTSWLENPGTPQQQVRYMEYPVLTGLFQWINARAADGWATLASFGWLPPALTSVLYFNISTFWLAAAWLVTIWAMVLLCRRRVWDAALAAVSPLVFVHVFTNFDALATAFGTAGLLAWARRRPVLAGVLIGIGGAAKLYPLFFLGPLLVLAWRAGKLTDALRSVLAAAVAWLVINVPILVLYPVGWREFFRLNNERQADPDSLYNVLMHFTGWAGFDGPLRDGATPTVLNSVSLALFLVGCLGVGWLALAAPTRPRLAQLCFLVVAAFLLTNKVWSPQYSLWLVPLAVLAIPRWRLLLSWMIIDAAVWAPRMYYYLGTGNKGLPEGWFLGAVVIRDAMVVALCVLIIFEIVRPERDKVRAALAMRGGREPGAFDDPSGGILDGTRDRFVLPSIARWGKERSTSGEQNLASRR; translated from the coding sequence GTGTCCACCTCGACCGAGCCCGCCAGCACCGAACCGCCGCCGTCCCCCGGCGGCCGTGTGAGCTCGGCGGTGGACAGCGATTCCCTCGGGCCGGCCGAGCGCGTCTCGCCGACCTGGACCGAGCCGCTGGCGCAGAAGCTCAGCCTCCCCTTCGGCGGTCGGCTCGGGCGGCACGCGCAGGTCGGGCGGCAGTGGTTCTGGACGCCGCTGCGGGTGATCCTGCTGCTCGCGGTGCTGGTGCTGGCCGCCGCATGGCTGTTCAAGGCGCCCTGCCAGGTCACCTACGAGACCGACCGCGGACCGCAGCTGGACTGGCGGAACAGCAAGCAGTACACCGCGATGTGCTACACCGACATCATCCCGCGCTACGGCCTGGGTGATCTCGCGCCGGACACCGCTTTCCCGTACAAGACCTCGTGGTTGGAGAACCCCGGCACGCCGCAGCAGCAGGTCCGGTACATGGAGTACCCGGTGCTGACGGGGTTGTTCCAGTGGATCAACGCGCGGGCCGCGGACGGTTGGGCGACCCTGGCGAGCTTCGGCTGGTTGCCCCCCGCCCTGACGAGCGTGCTGTACTTCAATATCTCGACGTTTTGGCTGGCCGCGGCCTGGTTGGTGACGATCTGGGCGATGGTCCTGCTGTGCCGCCGACGTGTTTGGGACGCCGCGCTGGCGGCGGTGTCGCCGCTGGTCTTCGTGCACGTATTCACCAACTTCGACGCCCTGGCCACGGCTTTCGGTACTGCTGGGCTGCTCGCGTGGGCGCGGCGCAGGCCAGTGCTGGCCGGGGTGCTGATCGGGATCGGCGGCGCGGCGAAGCTCTACCCGCTGTTCTTCCTAGGCCCGCTGCTGGTGCTGGCCTGGCGGGCCGGGAAGCTGACGGACGCGCTGCGCTCGGTGCTGGCCGCCGCAGTGGCCTGGCTGGTGATCAATGTGCCGATCCTCGTGCTCTACCCCGTGGGGTGGCGGGAGTTCTTCCGGCTCAACAACGAACGACAGGCCGATCCGGACTCGCTCTACAACGTGCTGATGCACTTCACCGGCTGGGCGGGCTTCGACGGCCCGCTGCGCGACGGCGCCACGCCGACGGTGCTGAACTCGGTCAGCCTCGCCCTGTTCCTGGTCGGGTGCCTCGGGGTCGGGTGGTTGGCGCTGGCCGCGCCGACCCGGCCGCGGCTGGCACAGCTGTGCTTCCTGGTGGTGGCGGCGTTCCTGCTGACCAACAAGGTGTGGAGCCCGCAGTACTCGCTGTGGCTGGTGCCGCTGGCGGTGCTGGCGATCCCGCGCTGGCGGCTGCTGCTGAGCTGGATGATCATCGACGCCGCGGTGTGGGCGCCGCGGATGTACTACTACCTCGGCACCGGCAACAAGGGGCTGCCGGAGGGCTGGTTCCTCGGCGCGGTGGTGATCCGCGACGCGATGGTGGTCGCGCTGTGCGTGCTGATCATCTTCGAGATCGTTCGGCCGGAGCGGGACAAGGTCCGCGCGGCCCTCGCGATGCGGGGCGGGCGCGAACCGGGCGCCTTCGACGACCCGAGCGGCGGCATCCTGGACGGAACACGCGACCGGTTCGTGTTACCCAGCATCGCCCGTTGGGGCAAGGAACGGTCCACATCCGGGGAGCAGAACCTAGCGTCGAGGCGGTGA
- a CDS encoding PspC domain-containing protein, producing the protein MPLSRPSEKAMIAGVCAGLADRFGTKPFTIRLLFLLSCLLPGPQFIIYIVLWILIPKR; encoded by the coding sequence ATGCCCCTGTCCCGGCCGAGCGAGAAGGCGATGATCGCGGGCGTGTGCGCCGGTCTGGCCGATCGGTTCGGCACGAAGCCGTTCACCATTCGCCTGCTGTTCCTGCTGTCCTGCCTGCTGCCGGGACCGCAGTTCATCATCTACATCGTGCTCTGGATCCTGATCCCGAAGCGCTGA
- a CDS encoding ABC transporter ATP-binding protein encodes MGAGVAVRELSGVTKRHGARSVLRGVDLAVQDGESVGILGSNGSGKSTLLRILAGVSRPSGGTVTGRPRTGYVPDRFPARQRMSARAYLRHLGRIGGLSTAEASARADGWLERFALAGGPGTPLRELSKGNAQKVGLAQALLCEPELLVLDEPWSGLDPDARIVLTEVIREVSAAGAAVVFTDHRPEVVHAVATRSHRLADGRLELLDAEVETCRIVLCGGEAVDWAARPGVQAVQSGRSEHELVVAVSERESLLLEAIQQGCAVLAVDSRVREGSR; translated from the coding sequence ATGGGGGCTGGGGTGGCCGTTCGGGAGCTTTCGGGGGTTACCAAGCGCCACGGGGCCCGGTCGGTGCTCCGGGGCGTTGATCTTGCCGTGCAGGACGGTGAGTCCGTCGGCATCCTAGGCTCCAACGGGTCCGGGAAGTCCACGCTGCTGCGGATCCTCGCCGGGGTTTCCCGGCCGTCCGGCGGAACCGTCACCGGGCGGCCGCGCACCGGGTACGTGCCGGACCGGTTTCCCGCCCGGCAGCGGATGAGCGCCCGCGCGTACCTCCGCCACCTCGGCCGGATCGGCGGATTGTCCACTGCGGAGGCTTCGGCTCGGGCCGACGGGTGGCTCGAACGGTTCGCGCTCGCCGGTGGCCCGGGTACGCCGCTGCGCGAGCTCTCGAAGGGCAACGCGCAGAAGGTCGGGCTCGCGCAGGCGCTGCTGTGCGAGCCGGAACTCCTGGTGCTGGACGAACCGTGGTCCGGCCTGGACCCCGATGCCCGCATCGTGCTCACCGAGGTGATCCGCGAGGTCTCGGCGGCCGGCGCCGCCGTCGTGTTCACCGATCACCGGCCGGAAGTGGTCCACGCGGTCGCCACGCGCTCGCACCGGCTCGCCGACGGGCGGCTCGAACTCCTCGATGCCGAGGTCGAGACCTGCCGAATCGTGCTGTGCGGCGGCGAAGCCGTGGACTGGGCCGCCCGGCCCGGCGTGCAGGCAGTCCAATCAGGACGGTCGGAGCACGAACTTGTGGTGGCCGTGTCCGAGCGGGAATCCTTGCTGCTCGAGGCGATCCAGCAGGGCTGCGCGGTGCTCGCGGTGGATTCGCGGGTGCGGGAGGGCAGCCGATGA
- a CDS encoding M20/M25/M40 family metallo-hydrolase, whose amino-acid sequence MDRAAVAKNVDQAWDESVLPSLSELVKIPAISPAFDAGWAAAGHLDAAIEHLRAWIAARDIAGANIEVVRLPERTPLLVVDIPASEGAPDETVLLYGHLDKQPPLSGWSEGLGPWTPVVRDGRLYGRGAADDGYAGYAAITAIEAVRTHGGAHARCVVLLETGEESGSPDLPAYLSHLSGRLGNVSLVVCLDSGAGDYERLWLTNSLRGMVSLEVKVQVLESGLHSGIASGIAPSSFRVLRQLLDRLEDAATGEILVPELNVQIPENRVAEARAAIEAAPGLVRNVVPWPEGLRPVDEDEVELALNSTWRPTLSVIGADGLPKPADAGNVLRPFTTLVLSFRLPPTADPEAALRAVQERLTTDVPYGAKVTFGHSEAGLGWNAPDPAPWLAAALDQASDEVFDAGWRTMGLGGSIPFMGLLHNAYPDAQFLVTGALGPDSNAHVPDESLHLAFAAKVTSAVAYVLDAHARR is encoded by the coding sequence GTGGATCGTGCAGCCGTAGCGAAGAACGTTGACCAGGCGTGGGACGAATCCGTCCTGCCGAGCCTCTCCGAGCTGGTGAAGATCCCGGCGATCTCGCCCGCCTTCGACGCCGGGTGGGCCGCCGCCGGGCACCTCGACGCCGCCATCGAGCACCTGCGGGCGTGGATCGCGGCGCGGGACATCGCCGGCGCGAACATCGAGGTCGTGCGGCTGCCGGAACGCACCCCGCTGCTGGTGGTGGACATCCCGGCCAGCGAGGGCGCCCCGGACGAGACGGTGCTGCTCTACGGCCACCTCGACAAGCAGCCGCCGCTGAGCGGCTGGTCCGAAGGGCTCGGGCCGTGGACCCCGGTGGTCCGCGACGGCCGGCTGTACGGGCGCGGCGCCGCCGATGACGGCTACGCCGGGTATGCGGCGATCACCGCGATCGAGGCGGTCCGAACGCACGGCGGCGCGCACGCGCGCTGCGTGGTGCTGCTGGAGACCGGCGAGGAGTCCGGCAGCCCCGACCTGCCCGCCTACCTTTCGCACCTGTCCGGCCGGCTCGGCAACGTGTCGCTGGTGGTGTGCCTGGACTCCGGCGCGGGCGACTACGAGCGGCTGTGGCTGACGAACTCGCTGCGCGGCATGGTGTCGCTGGAGGTCAAGGTGCAGGTGCTCGAGAGCGGCCTGCACTCCGGCATCGCCAGCGGCATCGCGCCCAGCTCGTTCCGGGTGCTGCGGCAGCTGCTCGATCGGCTGGAGGACGCCGCGACCGGCGAGATCCTGGTGCCCGAGCTGAACGTGCAGATCCCGGAGAACCGGGTCGCCGAGGCGCGGGCGGCGATCGAGGCCGCGCCCGGTCTGGTGCGCAACGTCGTGCCGTGGCCGGAGGGTTTGCGTCCGGTCGACGAGGACGAGGTCGAGCTCGCCCTGAACAGCACCTGGCGGCCGACGCTGTCCGTGATCGGCGCCGACGGACTGCCCAAGCCTGCGGACGCGGGCAACGTGCTGCGGCCCTTCACGACGTTGGTGCTGAGCTTCCGGCTGCCGCCGACGGCCGACCCGGAGGCGGCGCTGCGCGCGGTCCAGGAGCGGCTGACCACCGACGTGCCGTACGGCGCGAAGGTGACCTTCGGGCACTCCGAGGCCGGGCTGGGCTGGAACGCGCCGGACCCCGCGCCGTGGCTGGCGGCGGCGCTGGACCAGGCGAGCGACGAGGTGTTCGACGCCGGCTGGCGGACGATGGGGCTCGGCGGCTCGATCCCGTTCATGGGCCTGCTGCACAACGCCTACCCGGACGCGCAGTTCCTGGTGACCGGGGCGCTCGGGCCGGACAGCAACGCGCACGTGCCGGACGAGTCGCTGCACCTCGCGTTCGCGGCCAAGGTCACCTCGGCCGTGGCCTACGTCCTCGACGCCCACGCCCGCCGCTGA
- a CDS encoding GOLPH3/VPS74 family protein encodes MELILPEELMLIGRTAAGHEYGGSSTRLAVAAGVIGELALQRRIMIDGSYAFVTDPTATRHPLLDQLFGELVQRRTAIRLTSFLREQARLYEMWLNHLMAGGLLRPEAASGSFASTRYVPAPKVRNSVLSRLWYLLNGWAKQDPRTVALAGIVHGSELGDDLIPFPADRATLAVFGQRDPIGQAIGAVHIEDRSAAAGMPFMVVSMPATPASCTPLGGC; translated from the coding sequence GTGGAACTGATCCTGCCCGAGGAACTGATGTTGATCGGCCGCACCGCCGCCGGACACGAGTACGGCGGCTCGTCGACCAGACTCGCCGTCGCCGCAGGCGTGATCGGCGAGCTGGCCCTGCAGCGCCGCATCATGATCGACGGCAGCTACGCCTTCGTCACCGATCCGACCGCGACGCGGCACCCGCTCCTGGACCAGCTGTTCGGCGAGCTGGTCCAGCGGCGCACGGCGATCCGGCTGACCAGCTTCTTGAGGGAGCAGGCTCGCCTGTACGAGATGTGGCTGAACCACCTCATGGCTGGCGGGCTCCTCCGGCCCGAAGCGGCCAGCGGGTCGTTCGCCAGCACGCGCTACGTGCCGGCCCCGAAGGTCCGCAATTCGGTGCTCTCGCGACTTTGGTACCTGCTGAACGGCTGGGCGAAGCAGGATCCGCGCACCGTCGCGCTCGCCGGGATCGTGCACGGCAGCGAGCTCGGCGACGACCTGATCCCGTTCCCGGCGGACCGGGCGACGCTGGCCGTCTTCGGACAGCGGGACCCGATCGGGCAGGCGATCGGGGCGGTCCACATCGAAGACCGGTCCGCCGCGGCGGGCATGCCCTTCATGGTCGTGTCCATGCCCGCTACCCCAGCGAGCTGCACGCCTCTCGGGGGCTGCTGA
- a CDS encoding GOLPH3/VPS74 family protein: MTALTLPEEFVLLLQKDNGSHYSTSDHTGAAELGELVLRHRVEFAGKKVQMVDASPSGIGWLDECVAFLTRKAGAANKPVAATSFIQHRRSVRKVHCAALAERGLMRCEQKSALFIPYNKYFPDPAARQALIGEIRKVARDEVELDNRQALLAAMVHATGLVRSLGLERAERKRLKEISKGEQLGKAVEAVVAAATVAIAAGAAAATTAATTAGS; this comes from the coding sequence ATGACCGCGCTTACCCTGCCCGAAGAGTTCGTACTGCTGCTCCAGAAGGACAACGGCTCGCACTACTCGACGTCCGATCACACCGGGGCGGCGGAACTCGGCGAGCTCGTGCTGCGGCACCGGGTCGAGTTCGCCGGCAAGAAGGTGCAGATGGTCGACGCCAGTCCGAGCGGCATCGGCTGGCTCGACGAATGCGTGGCATTCCTGACGCGGAAGGCCGGCGCGGCGAACAAGCCGGTGGCCGCGACGAGCTTCATCCAGCACCGGCGCAGCGTGCGCAAGGTGCACTGCGCCGCGCTGGCGGAGCGGGGCTTGATGCGCTGCGAGCAGAAGTCGGCGCTGTTCATCCCGTACAACAAGTACTTCCCGGACCCCGCGGCGCGGCAGGCGTTGATCGGGGAGATCCGCAAGGTCGCCCGCGACGAGGTCGAACTCGACAACCGGCAGGCGCTGCTCGCGGCGATGGTGCACGCGACCGGCCTGGTCCGATCGCTCGGCCTGGAGCGGGCCGAGCGTAAGCGGTTGAAGGAGATCAGCAAGGGCGAGCAGCTCGGCAAGGCCGTCGAAGCCGTGGTCGCCGCCGCGACGGTCGCGATCGCCGCCGGCGCTGCGGCCGCGACCACCGCCGCCACGACGGCCGGCAGCTGA
- a CDS encoding GOLPH3/VPS74 family protein gives MGQTGLVAEFANPLALPDELALLMCKDNGTYYVSANPNTATAAAEIGELALRDRVELAGRAVRLVDTASSGLPWMDRSLADLQQRAGRANRPVELSGWLQGRTGAFATHRMVLVEHGLLRREHRKFLGVLPDDRYYPERAARGALLTELREVAVDERPVDGRLALLTALVYRSGLLYLLGFDRAQRTRLKTIAEAEDLGNTVGTAVTAALVAITAVPAVIVVAGG, from the coding sequence ATGGGACAGACTGGACTCGTGGCCGAGTTCGCCAATCCGCTTGCGCTGCCCGACGAGTTGGCCCTGCTGATGTGCAAGGACAACGGGACGTACTACGTCAGCGCGAACCCGAACACGGCGACCGCCGCCGCCGAGATCGGCGAGCTGGCCCTGCGGGACCGCGTCGAGCTGGCGGGCAGGGCGGTGCGCCTGGTCGACACCGCTTCGAGCGGGCTGCCGTGGATGGACCGGTCGCTCGCGGACCTCCAGCAGCGGGCGGGGCGGGCGAACCGCCCGGTCGAGCTGAGTGGGTGGTTACAGGGCCGCACCGGCGCGTTCGCGACGCATCGGATGGTGCTGGTCGAGCACGGGTTGCTGCGGCGCGAGCACCGGAAGTTCCTGGGCGTGCTGCCCGACGACCGCTACTACCCAGAACGTGCCGCTCGCGGGGCGCTGCTTACCGAGCTGCGCGAGGTCGCTGTCGACGAGCGGCCGGTGGACGGGCGGTTGGCGCTGCTCACCGCGCTGGTCTACCGCAGTGGGCTGCTCTACCTGCTCGGTTTCGACCGGGCCCAGCGGACCCGGCTGAAGACCATCGCCGAGGCCGAGGACCTGGGCAACACCGTCGGCACCGCGGTCACTGCGGCGCTGGTGGCCATCACGGCGGTTCCGGCGGTGATCGTGGTTGCTGGCGGATGA
- the pdhA gene encoding pyruvate dehydrogenase (acetyl-transferring) E1 component subunit alpha: MSPEQWTRPEAEGADGPPAAIAAKPTREQVIAGLRATSEGGADLVQLLTPEGQRVTHPDFDIGVSDAQLRDLYRDMVLVRRADREGNALQRQGQLGIWVPLLGQEAAQIGAGRAMQPQDMAFPSYREHGVAWCRGIDPTELLGIFRGTDHGSWDPNSMRFHLYTIVIGNQCLNATGYAMGQRFDGKVGDPNGEATMVFFGDGATSQGDVHEAMVWSAVYDAPVVFFCQNNQWAISEPIERQTRVPLYRRASGYGFPGIRVDGNDVLASLAVTKWALDECRQGNGPVLIEAFTYRMDAHTTSDDPTRYRLADEQEAWKLKDPIERLRVHLVREQIADQGFFDGVDAGADELAARLRDFCFNMPEPPPERMFSEVYAEDTRQLAAQREDYLKYLAGFADDAMAGGVR, encoded by the coding sequence ATGTCCCCCGAGCAATGGACGCGACCCGAAGCCGAAGGCGCCGACGGACCCCCTGCCGCTATCGCAGCGAAACCCACACGGGAGCAGGTGATCGCCGGTTTGCGCGCCACGAGCGAAGGTGGAGCTGACCTGGTTCAGCTACTCACCCCGGAAGGCCAACGGGTAACACACCCCGACTTCGACATCGGCGTCTCCGACGCGCAGTTGCGCGACCTGTACCGGGACATGGTGCTGGTCCGCCGCGCCGACCGGGAGGGCAACGCCCTGCAGCGGCAGGGTCAGCTGGGCATCTGGGTCCCGCTGCTCGGCCAGGAAGCCGCCCAGATCGGCGCCGGCCGGGCGATGCAGCCGCAGGACATGGCGTTCCCCAGCTACCGGGAGCATGGCGTCGCCTGGTGCCGCGGCATCGACCCGACCGAGCTGCTGGGCATCTTCCGCGGTACCGACCACGGCAGCTGGGACCCGAACAGCATGCGGTTCCACCTCTACACGATCGTCATCGGCAACCAGTGCCTGAACGCCACCGGTTATGCGATGGGCCAGCGCTTCGACGGCAAGGTCGGCGACCCGAACGGCGAGGCCACCATGGTCTTCTTCGGCGACGGCGCCACCAGCCAGGGCGACGTGCACGAGGCCATGGTGTGGTCGGCGGTCTACGACGCCCCGGTGGTGTTCTTCTGCCAGAACAACCAGTGGGCGATCTCCGAGCCGATCGAGCGCCAGACCCGCGTGCCGCTCTACCGCCGCGCCAGCGGGTACGGCTTCCCCGGCATTCGGGTGGACGGCAACGACGTGCTGGCCAGCCTCGCGGTCACCAAGTGGGCGCTGGACGAGTGCCGCCAGGGCAACGGGCCGGTGCTGATCGAGGCGTTCACCTACCGGATGGACGCGCACACCACCTCCGACGACCCGACCCGCTACCGGCTGGCCGACGAGCAGGAGGCCTGGAAGCTCAAGGACCCGATCGAACGACTGCGGGTGCACCTGGTCCGCGAGCAGATCGCCGACCAGGGTTTCTTCGACGGCGTCGACGCCGGAGCCGACGAGCTCGCCGCCCGGCTGCGCGACTTCTGCTTCAACATGCCCGAACCACCACCGGAGCGAATGTTCTCCGAGGTTTACGCGGAGGACACCCGGCAGCTGGCCGCCCAGCGCGAGGATTACCTCAAGTACCTGGCCGGTTTCGCCGACGACGCGATGGCAGGAGGTGTGCGCTGA